Proteins co-encoded in one Stenotrophomonas maltophilia genomic window:
- a CDS encoding helicase HerA-like domain-containing protein, which translates to MSKPKPFDALGDVPGSVAPSQPVRYWHRAVLAGAFVFGLAYVGSMGVAWLLPNPDGSLIRFADALKGGLVTAFHFLTAGISARAPAREFIELVSYHHPVATWSRIGVSLLLAAGLGLRVFLKATEPVSNTWHLSGPRLLEGKEAVDEARHRLMTPKEAEADPFALSLHPDLLLSKKHWARHVLITGSVGSGKSVILKHILEQLTRKRDAKLFLYDIKGDFTSIFKRPIIVSPFDARSHVWDVAADVRTPTQAAAFAASIIPEGDGNAKFWSMAAQDLLIGCVRELQNTRPGQWGWRDLAAVVRRPAAEMAAGMRPHYPRGAALVRDPESQTTSSVLSSLGGFTRLIDDLAIAWPKVGKRRFSMTEWIRDDYNGRKQVIVQSGPDPTLTKAYIAAMINVAVPDLIGPGLPDNEGGRGLYFVFDELTSAGRLNIDPLLALGRSKGVVAIMAVQDHSQIELVYGDKTAQAFSSLVGTHVVCQVQMGATRDKLASQLGKRKIAWRGHEDKAQVHEESRALVSSGELTDRLGFRKGKRYGPETWGIEAIVQMGGDVLLLTWPGKSHPTVREGQVAAAWTTKPAGPVVEGEGPSPAASPASAGASAFPTTAEGIDAVQRVLTMTPEEIDALFQR; encoded by the coding sequence ATGAGCAAACCCAAGCCCTTTGACGCGCTGGGTGACGTGCCCGGCAGCGTTGCGCCTTCCCAGCCGGTCCGATACTGGCACCGCGCCGTTCTTGCCGGTGCATTCGTTTTTGGCTTGGCCTACGTGGGGAGCATGGGCGTTGCCTGGCTCTTGCCGAATCCCGATGGCTCGCTCATCCGCTTCGCCGATGCTTTGAAAGGTGGTCTGGTGACCGCTTTTCACTTCCTGACCGCTGGCATCTCGGCACGTGCTCCGGCACGGGAGTTCATCGAACTGGTGTCCTACCACCACCCAGTGGCGACATGGTCCCGGATCGGGGTGTCGCTTCTGCTGGCGGCGGGCCTCGGTCTGCGGGTGTTCCTCAAGGCGACCGAGCCGGTGAGCAACACCTGGCACCTGTCCGGACCGCGGTTGCTGGAAGGAAAAGAGGCCGTGGACGAAGCCCGGCACCGCTTGATGACACCCAAGGAAGCCGAGGCGGATCCCTTCGCCCTGTCCCTCCACCCCGATCTGTTGCTGTCTAAAAAGCATTGGGCGCGCCACGTCCTGATCACCGGCTCGGTGGGTTCGGGCAAGAGCGTCATCCTCAAGCACATCCTGGAACAACTGACGCGAAAGAGGGACGCAAAGCTGTTCCTTTACGACATCAAGGGTGATTTCACGTCGATTTTCAAAAGGCCCATCATCGTGTCGCCCTTCGATGCGCGCTCCCACGTGTGGGACGTCGCCGCCGACGTGCGGACCCCGACCCAAGCGGCGGCGTTCGCTGCCTCGATCATCCCGGAGGGCGACGGCAACGCAAAGTTCTGGAGCATGGCCGCCCAGGACTTGTTAATTGGGTGCGTGCGCGAGCTCCAAAACACCCGGCCTGGCCAGTGGGGGTGGCGCGATCTGGCGGCCGTGGTGCGCCGTCCGGCCGCGGAGATGGCCGCAGGCATGCGCCCGCATTACCCCCGCGGCGCCGCACTGGTGCGTGACCCGGAAAGCCAGACCACGTCCAGCGTGCTGTCTTCCTTGGGGGGCTTCACCCGCCTTATCGACGATCTGGCCATCGCATGGCCCAAGGTTGGCAAGCGCCGTTTCTCGATGACCGAGTGGATACGGGACGACTACAACGGGCGCAAGCAGGTCATCGTTCAATCCGGACCGGACCCAACCCTGACGAAGGCCTACATCGCCGCCATGATCAACGTGGCCGTGCCGGATCTCATTGGGCCAGGCTTGCCGGACAACGAGGGCGGGCGTGGGCTCTACTTCGTGTTCGACGAGCTGACCAGCGCCGGGCGCTTGAACATCGATCCCTTGCTGGCGTTGGGACGCAGCAAAGGAGTGGTGGCCATCATGGCGGTCCAGGATCACTCCCAGATTGAGTTGGTCTATGGGGACAAGACCGCCCAGGCCTTCTCGTCGCTGGTGGGGACCCACGTGGTGTGCCAAGTGCAAATGGGGGCGACCCGGGACAAGCTGGCCAGCCAGCTCGGCAAGCGAAAAATCGCCTGGCGTGGGCACGAGGACAAAGCCCAAGTCCACGAAGAAAGCCGCGCGTTGGTTTCCAGCGGTGAGCTCACCGATCGGCTGGGTTTCCGAAAAGGCAAGCGCTACGGTCCCGAGACGTGGGGCATCGAGGCGATCGTGCAGATGGGTGGGGACGTGCTGTTGCTGACATGGCCCGGGAAGAGCCACCCAACGGTTCGCGAGGGGCAGGTGGCCGCTGCGTGGACCACCAAGCCAGCTGGCCCGGTGGTCGAGGGTGAAGGGCCATCACCGGCCGCGTCCCCTGCAAGCGCTGGCGCGTCCGCCTTCCCAACCACCGCCGAAGGCATCGATGCGGTGCAGCGGGTATTGACCATGACACCGGAGGAAATCGACGCGCTTTTCCAGCGGTGA
- the mobF gene encoding MobF family relaxase translates to MINRTPINAKGQNSHSGNMFDYMLATERLTIDSAVAYYAGSGPDPRQTLNWGGKLAAELGLEGQPVTREVMEKLGKGFSPTGRPLCKNAGKEPQLVIKTDRWGNVRLDDDGKPMEKWEGGHRVGFDLTISAPGDVSVAFALADDREKLAILEAHRQACAVAMRYIESKVETRRGEAGVDVIGTAGLVWAAADHVSNRNVESDLHTHHLVFGVSRGEDGRWGTYDAIEIYRHTRAADHLYKAELYNAMKALGYGIQREREVDVMGHETGQILTTIAGIDRELVLKMKTRRQEILDYVKEHPNASHDEACKATRKKKEEPPFEQVVKDWQQTLSNIAKEHPELVPTTQSLKQTKGQHLDPHTFDEVLKRMHENEAMFCEHNLVRELGMEFAGQKNSEEVLQMVKEFTEQDDLVRVKPEYLHKEDRGARLARRHSEDRFSATWMVELEAEIIRRSKERESETDLKLFRSTVDREIAAYEKRKGFTLTEEQKAAIGHLTYGTAGVGVMSGLAGTGKTTVAEVYKQCFEAEGKQLMGLAVSGKAAAKLEEESGMPCMSVAKFFSQIRQGKVALTKKDVVVLDEAGMVATDDTLKLMTYCQGVGAKLVMQGDSDQLQPIAAGNGFELAKMALGDKKLTEIRRQKNADDLTTANSFYERDAEGKVKNMRRGHRSRQGTFHMGEEILNNLKQRDCIDDFGTDKQAIKALVDDYLKDKTPMDEKLVLAHTRSEVKALTTGIRKGLQEQGVLDKEEFTFRSIVKGQWEDLTLSRRDRVMFTATNNDLGVINGTEGTVESIRKDKSGGYDLVVRIDSSNPKEDGRILKFNTSEHNALAHRYAMTVHKAQGQGKSEVYHLATNMGMLDQQSALVAFTRLTKGSYRMYTTDNVMDRLAERLGTERHKEMALSVGLSKRQAVPVHNLVQDVEELLAGLKSQTQVPVEKHRGAVHNH, encoded by the coding sequence ATGATCAATCGCACGCCCATCAATGCCAAGGGCCAAAACTCGCACAGTGGCAACATGTTCGACTACATGCTGGCCACCGAGCGCCTGACCATCGACAGCGCCGTGGCCTATTACGCCGGCAGCGGTCCCGATCCGCGGCAGACGCTCAACTGGGGCGGCAAGCTCGCCGCCGAACTCGGCCTGGAAGGGCAGCCGGTCACCCGTGAGGTGATGGAAAAGCTTGGCAAGGGCTTTTCTCCCACCGGAAGGCCGTTGTGCAAAAACGCGGGCAAGGAGCCCCAATTGGTTATCAAAACGGATCGCTGGGGAAACGTGCGGTTGGACGACGACGGCAAGCCGATGGAGAAGTGGGAGGGGGGCCATCGGGTGGGGTTCGATCTGACCATTTCCGCCCCCGGGGACGTGAGCGTGGCGTTCGCGCTGGCGGATGATCGCGAGAAGCTGGCCATCCTGGAGGCCCACCGCCAGGCCTGCGCCGTCGCGATGCGCTACATCGAGAGCAAGGTAGAGACCCGGCGCGGAGAAGCGGGCGTAGACGTTATAGGCACGGCGGGATTGGTTTGGGCAGCCGCCGACCACGTCAGCAACCGGAACGTGGAATCCGACCTGCACACCCATCATCTTGTGTTCGGGGTTTCGAGGGGCGAGGACGGTCGGTGGGGCACCTACGACGCAATTGAGATCTATCGTCACACCCGCGCTGCGGATCACCTCTACAAGGCCGAGCTCTACAACGCAATGAAAGCGTTGGGCTATGGGATCCAGCGGGAACGGGAGGTGGACGTGATGGGGCACGAGACGGGCCAGATTCTCACCACGATTGCCGGAATCGACCGGGAGCTGGTGCTTAAGATGAAGACCCGCCGCCAGGAAATCCTGGACTACGTCAAAGAACACCCCAACGCCAGCCACGACGAGGCCTGCAAGGCCACCCGCAAGAAGAAGGAAGAACCGCCCTTCGAGCAGGTGGTCAAGGACTGGCAGCAAACCTTGTCCAACATCGCTAAAGAGCACCCGGAGCTGGTTCCCACCACCCAGTCGCTCAAGCAGACGAAAGGCCAGCACCTGGACCCGCATACGTTTGACGAGGTTTTGAAGCGCATGCACGAGAACGAGGCGATGTTCTGCGAGCATAACCTGGTCCGGGAGTTGGGGATGGAGTTCGCCGGGCAAAAGAACTCGGAAGAGGTTCTCCAAATGGTGAAAGAGTTCACCGAGCAGGACGATCTGGTGCGCGTGAAACCCGAATACCTCCACAAAGAGGACCGTGGCGCTAGGCTGGCACGAAGGCACAGTGAGGACCGTTTTTCCGCCACCTGGATGGTCGAATTGGAGGCCGAGATCATCCGCCGCTCGAAGGAGCGAGAGAGCGAGACGGACCTGAAGCTTTTCCGCTCCACCGTGGATCGGGAGATCGCCGCTTACGAAAAGCGAAAGGGGTTCACCCTCACAGAGGAGCAGAAAGCCGCCATCGGTCACCTCACTTACGGCACGGCCGGTGTGGGGGTCATGTCGGGGTTGGCCGGCACCGGCAAGACCACCGTGGCCGAGGTCTACAAGCAGTGCTTCGAAGCCGAAGGAAAGCAGTTGATGGGCTTGGCCGTGTCGGGTAAAGCCGCGGCCAAGCTGGAAGAAGAGTCCGGGATGCCCTGCATGTCTGTTGCAAAGTTCTTTTCCCAGATCCGGCAGGGCAAGGTTGCTCTGACGAAGAAGGACGTGGTGGTGCTCGATGAAGCCGGCATGGTGGCCACCGATGACACCTTGAAACTCATGACCTACTGCCAGGGGGTGGGCGCCAAGCTTGTCATGCAGGGAGACAGTGACCAGCTTCAGCCCATCGCTGCGGGCAACGGCTTTGAGCTCGCGAAGATGGCCTTGGGGGACAAGAAACTGACCGAAATCCGCCGGCAGAAGAACGCTGATGACCTGACCACCGCCAACAGCTTCTACGAGCGGGACGCCGAGGGAAAGGTCAAGAACATGCGACGCGGGCACCGCAGCCGCCAAGGCACATTCCATATGGGCGAAGAAATCCTGAACAACCTCAAGCAACGCGACTGCATCGACGACTTCGGCACGGACAAGCAGGCCATCAAAGCGTTGGTGGACGATTACTTGAAAGACAAGACGCCCATGGACGAGAAGCTGGTCTTGGCCCACACGCGCTCTGAAGTCAAGGCGCTCACCACAGGAATCCGAAAGGGGCTCCAGGAACAAGGCGTGCTGGACAAGGAGGAATTCACCTTCCGCTCGATCGTGAAAGGGCAGTGGGAGGACCTGACGCTCTCACGCCGCGACCGTGTGATGTTCACGGCGACCAACAACGACTTGGGCGTCATCAACGGCACCGAGGGCACGGTGGAGAGCATTCGGAAGGACAAATCCGGTGGCTACGACCTGGTGGTGCGCATCGACTCTTCGAACCCGAAAGAGGACGGGCGCATCCTGAAGTTCAACACCAGCGAGCACAACGCCTTGGCCCACCGGTATGCCATGACCGTTCACAAGGCGCAGGGGCAGGGGAAATCCGAGGTTTACCACCTGGCCACGAACATGGGCATGCTCGACCAGCAGTCTGCCTTGGTGGCGTTCACCCGCCTCACCAAAGGCAGCTACCGCATGTATACGACGGACAACGTGATGGATCGCTTGGCCGAACGGCTGGGAACCGAACGGCACAAAGAAATGGCGCTGAGCGTCGGACTGTCCAAGAGGCAGGCCGTCCCGGTGCATAACCTGGTCCAGGACGTGGAAGAGTTGTTGGCAGGATTGAAATCGCAAACCCAGGTGCCGGTAGAAAAGCATCGGGGCGCAGTGCACAACCATTGA
- a CDS encoding ankyrin repeat domain-containing protein, protein MDTQESLLRLLRPLGLQRAEALTGALAREADASKGLHDSQVLARAHALSVAPVEGRLGDLVWQVRQRKHDDVPQVDLRWGLHRLGFDAPTRASTQNLVRAYERRLADRDEPMVYSTLAERVAGLSMAEHVSLFQGMAMAVEEARARQSDANRLRENAPWQGWLVGASRAGHEAALLACIGMGADARLPDASGNTPLHHAARFGRALLVTPLVQAGADVAALNGHGWAPLHLAALHKHARACLHLMAHGANPEQPGWRGRTPTRMHRHEQTQAL, encoded by the coding sequence ATGGACACCCAAGAATCCCTGTTGCGCCTCTTGCGTCCCCTGGGCCTCCAGCGAGCGGAGGCCTTGACGGGCGCGCTCGCGCGCGAAGCCGATGCGTCCAAAGGCCTTCACGATTCGCAAGTGTTGGCGCGTGCCCACGCCCTGAGCGTTGCCCCTGTCGAGGGTCGGTTGGGCGATCTGGTCTGGCAGGTCCGCCAGCGGAAGCACGATGATGTGCCCCAAGTGGACCTGCGCTGGGGCTTGCATAGGCTTGGGTTCGACGCGCCCACGCGGGCGTCCACCCAGAACCTGGTGCGTGCTTACGAGAGGCGCTTGGCAGACCGTGACGAGCCGATGGTTTACAGCACCTTGGCAGAGAGGGTGGCTGGGTTGTCCATGGCAGAGCACGTCTCGCTCTTCCAAGGCATGGCGATGGCGGTGGAGGAAGCGCGGGCACGGCAGTCCGATGCAAACCGGTTGCGGGAGAACGCACCATGGCAGGGCTGGCTCGTGGGGGCGTCCCGGGCGGGCCACGAAGCAGCACTGCTGGCCTGCATCGGCATGGGCGCGGACGCCCGGCTGCCCGATGCCAGCGGCAACACGCCACTGCATCATGCGGCCCGGTTTGGTCGCGCCTTGCTGGTCACCCCGCTGGTCCAAGCCGGCGCTGATGTGGCGGCCCTCAACGGCCACGGGTGGGCACCGCTCCACCTTGCCGCCCTTCACAAGCACGCCCGGGCCTGCCTCCACTTGATGGCCCACGGCGCCAATCCTGAGCAGCCAGGGTGGCGAGGGCGGACCCCAACGCGCATGCACCGACATGAGCAAACCCAAGCCCTTTGA
- a CDS encoding TraM recognition domain-containing protein: MEAISLFNVLDWTSGLGRKFRRKSGEPSGVKEEIIVQSHEEYENLVGRFDVTDRVRSRELDVPEADRDFAKECGAVWDENAQVFKVPEGRSEDEFQEWWPKVPEDLRDTQSRIITTKRGRRAEGFLQGNDMGQGGDSLATPLMYLAFPVIGVLATFLVSLIGWAGWAALLLTIPYFIALKQGEGMKEALKALVLLQWVPMALQFMVGDSKGGTEVAMQAGGMAVYAQMAKTYLWWAFGLVGVLFVVCFVAAASHPHRGVIGGTAARFIQAMQWVGLIFAALVVAKVLPFGLGEAAPYVLACMYAMQYAEGNFVQNAARLYLQNNDNNLATQGALINSHVKAREQQAEAALRDKTPLITIGRATGHLSDKGYGYSPDLGTVMMFSWRDCQQGLLVFGAIGSGKSYAALRPIARRFRKAALAMACVASEQGDVRERLTRQKLAGGALIADGKDGAIIADLEGLFDIVVKPGMRVGPYEGLAPDQIVRALRGASGGRVDEKSKLWTDGGDAFLYHTGIILRALVDHEMAYRSWCSAKLEGLERAQMNAELELVKQRKLGEDVAETEALIERIAEQIAIHRIPVSDDRQWHYTPFHHIKLLSIVERVIPASPAPRANAKLMEVVKYLGLEEADTSHEEEGRLAYAAYLQQHRLRQDNAPETIHPDLFRPMSQLQSSLEWAFQEIPAMHPEQRQSFTLNSRGLLEKLLRGEKLRDSKTDMPWHSIETGEVDVSDALYGAMVGLFLPPTQFGEAGEMMMRLLKQRVMNGIKARGAFGDKWREALPGQTEVMLMMDEAHLLLTADDINLFSVSRSLGLMPVLATQGFESLVNAFGSVNEAELMANTMQSVIALKCSHNTHEYLEKRFGQATLTTFKQRTRGIDYQGGMNNWRHSVLNDPDHAYASAYDKMRMEGAGRLTASRIDAVTGRRWRIGSEDTLGQDEIARDIDMPTGGKREVQPLFLQEEYSALLEPRGHAIVALSRAGIKRFDLAELLPDAD, from the coding sequence ATGGAAGCAATCAGTTTGTTCAACGTGCTTGACTGGACGAGTGGCTTGGGCCGCAAGTTCCGACGGAAGAGCGGCGAGCCTTCGGGCGTGAAAGAAGAAATCATCGTCCAGTCCCACGAGGAGTATGAAAACCTCGTGGGTCGCTTTGACGTGACCGATCGCGTTCGCAGCCGAGAGCTCGATGTGCCGGAGGCTGATCGGGATTTCGCGAAGGAATGCGGCGCGGTCTGGGACGAGAACGCCCAGGTGTTCAAGGTGCCCGAAGGACGCAGCGAGGACGAGTTCCAGGAGTGGTGGCCGAAGGTTCCGGAGGATTTGCGTGACACCCAATCGCGGATCATCACGACGAAGCGTGGGCGGCGTGCCGAGGGCTTCTTGCAGGGCAACGACATGGGGCAGGGCGGCGACAGCCTGGCCACTCCCTTGATGTATCTGGCCTTCCCCGTGATCGGCGTTCTGGCAACCTTCCTGGTGAGCCTCATCGGTTGGGCCGGCTGGGCCGCTCTGCTGCTGACCATTCCATACTTCATCGCCCTCAAGCAAGGCGAGGGCATGAAGGAGGCCCTGAAAGCCCTGGTGCTGCTGCAATGGGTTCCGATGGCGCTTCAGTTCATGGTCGGCGACAGCAAGGGCGGCACCGAGGTGGCAATGCAAGCCGGCGGCATGGCTGTGTATGCCCAGATGGCCAAGACCTACCTGTGGTGGGCCTTTGGCTTGGTCGGCGTCCTGTTTGTGGTTTGCTTTGTGGCGGCGGCCTCGCACCCGCACCGGGGCGTCATTGGCGGGACAGCCGCGCGCTTCATTCAAGCGATGCAGTGGGTGGGCCTCATCTTTGCCGCCTTGGTTGTCGCCAAGGTCCTGCCGTTTGGCTTGGGCGAGGCGGCACCTTACGTGTTGGCCTGCATGTATGCGATGCAATACGCCGAAGGCAACTTTGTCCAAAACGCCGCCCGGCTCTACCTGCAGAACAACGACAACAACCTGGCCACCCAAGGGGCGTTGATCAACTCACACGTCAAGGCACGTGAACAGCAAGCCGAGGCGGCCCTGCGGGACAAGACCCCGCTGATCACCATCGGGCGCGCCACGGGGCATCTGTCCGACAAAGGTTATGGCTACTCGCCCGACTTGGGCACCGTGATGATGTTCTCATGGCGCGATTGCCAGCAGGGCCTGCTCGTGTTCGGGGCCATCGGTTCGGGCAAATCCTATGCCGCGTTGCGACCCATCGCTCGTCGGTTCCGTAAAGCCGCCTTGGCAATGGCGTGTGTGGCGTCGGAACAAGGCGATGTAAGGGAGCGTTTGACGCGGCAGAAGCTGGCCGGCGGTGCTCTCATTGCCGACGGTAAAGACGGAGCAATCATCGCGGATCTGGAAGGATTGTTCGACATCGTCGTCAAGCCAGGAATGCGCGTGGGGCCCTATGAAGGGTTGGCGCCGGATCAGATCGTGCGGGCATTGCGCGGCGCATCCGGTGGGCGCGTGGACGAGAAATCCAAGCTTTGGACGGATGGTGGCGATGCGTTTCTCTACCACACGGGCATCATCCTTCGTGCGCTCGTGGATCACGAGATGGCTTACAGGTCCTGGTGCTCGGCCAAGCTGGAAGGGTTGGAGCGTGCACAGATGAACGCGGAGCTTGAGCTGGTCAAACAGCGAAAGCTGGGCGAGGACGTGGCCGAGACTGAGGCGTTGATCGAGCGGATCGCCGAGCAGATCGCCATCCATCGAATCCCGGTGAGCGACGACAGGCAATGGCATTACACGCCATTCCACCACATCAAGTTGTTGTCCATTGTGGAACGCGTGATTCCCGCCAGCCCCGCGCCTCGTGCCAATGCAAAGCTGATGGAGGTGGTGAAATACTTGGGCCTGGAAGAGGCGGACACGAGCCATGAAGAAGAGGGGCGGCTGGCCTATGCGGCTTACCTGCAGCAGCACCGCCTTCGTCAGGACAACGCTCCCGAAACCATCCATCCAGACCTCTTCCGTCCCATGTCTCAGCTGCAGAGCTCGCTGGAATGGGCGTTCCAGGAGATTCCCGCGATGCATCCGGAACAGAGACAATCGTTCACGCTCAACTCACGAGGGCTGCTGGAGAAGCTCTTGCGGGGCGAAAAGCTGCGGGACAGCAAGACGGACATGCCTTGGCATTCGATTGAGACGGGCGAGGTGGACGTGTCCGACGCACTCTATGGAGCCATGGTAGGCCTCTTCTTGCCCCCCACCCAATTCGGTGAAGCGGGTGAAATGATGATGCGCCTGCTCAAACAGCGGGTCATGAACGGAATCAAGGCGCGTGGTGCATTCGGCGACAAGTGGCGCGAAGCGTTGCCTGGGCAAACCGAGGTGATGTTGATGATGGACGAGGCCCACCTGTTGTTGACGGCCGATGACATCAACCTGTTCTCCGTTTCGCGCTCGCTGGGGTTGATGCCCGTGCTTGCAACGCAAGGGTTTGAAAGCTTGGTCAACGCCTTTGGATCAGTCAACGAGGCGGAGCTGATGGCCAACACGATGCAATCGGTGATCGCGCTGAAGTGCTCGCACAACACCCACGAATACCTGGAAAAGCGGTTCGGACAGGCAACGTTGACCACGTTCAAACAGCGCACCCGGGGCATCGACTACCAAGGCGGCATGAACAATTGGCGCCACTCCGTGCTCAACGACCCGGATCATGCCTACGCGTCCGCCTACGACAAGATGCGAATGGAAGGGGCCGGGCGGTTGACGGCTTCGCGCATCGACGCCGTGACGGGTCGCCGCTGGCGGATTGGATCGGAGGACACGCTGGGCCAAGACGAGATCGCGCGCGACATCGACATGCCCACCGGGGGCAAGCGCGAGGTGCAGCCGCTCTTCCTGCAGGAAGAATACTCCGCTCTTCTTGAGCCCCGCGGTCACGCCATCGTGGCGCTGAGCCGTGCCGGCATCAAGCGCTTCGACCTGGCGGAGCTGCTGCCCGACGCGGATTGA